One segment of Leucoraja erinacea ecotype New England chromosome 7, Leri_hhj_1, whole genome shotgun sequence DNA contains the following:
- the steap3 gene encoding metalloreductase STEAP3 isoform X1, translated as MAERPSNLDEAQQQRRMAKKEMIKPLLGNECEIHNYNLQKITVGILGTGDFARSLATRLVRSGYDVIVGSRYPKCNESLFPSAIEVTSQREATNKANIIFVAVHHEHYSTLNELRDGLMGKILVDVSNNVEVNEREESNAERLASMFPESTVVKAFNVISAWALQSGARDGSKQVMICSNSQEARCMVVEIARNMGFIPLDFGLLSSAKEIENLPLRLFPSWKMPIILTVVLFVLFYVYSFIRKVIHPYVMKGHNVFYKIPIGVVNVTLPCVSFVMLSLVYLPGVLAALFQLRNGTKYKRFPCWLDQWLQQRKQLGLLSFLCAALHAVYSLCLPMRRSARYQLLNEASALSRGDKKNIWVEEEVWRMEIYLFFGILAIGVLSLLAVTSLPSVANSLNWREFNFIQSRLGFTALVVSTLHVLTFGWRKAFDSTQYKFYLPPTFAITLIVPCIVLPAKAFLFLPCVNRKLKCIRRGWETSYRAKFREPGEADSVAHFSMESTSRV; from the exons AGAATGGCCAAAAAGGAAATGATAAAGCCACTCTTGGGGAATGAGTGTGAAATTCATAATTACAACCTCCAGAAAATTACAGTGGGTATTTTGGGGACTGGAGATTTTGCTCGCTCCTTGGCAACACGTCTCGTACGTTCTGGTTATGACGTGATCGTTGGAAGTCGATATCCTAAATGCAATGAAAGTTTGTTTCCCAGTGCAATTGAAGTTACCAGTCAACGTGAAGCTACTAACAAGGCAAACATCATCTTTGTAGCAGTGCACCATGAACATTACAGTACATTGAACGAACTTAGAGATGGACTGATGGGAAAGATTCTTGTGGATGTCAGCAACAATGTTGAAGTAAATGAGCGTGAAGAATCAAATGCAGAACGCCTTGCTTCTATGTTCCCAGAATCTACAGTTGTAAAAGCCTTTAATGTCATCTCAGCCTGGGCTCTACAGTCAGGTGCAAGAGATGGAAGTAAACAG GTGATGATCTGTAGCAACAGCCAAGAAGCTAGATGCATGGTGGTTGAAATAGCACGAAATATGGGATTCATTCCTCTGGATTTTGGCTTACTATCATCAGCAAAAGAAATTGAGAACCTCCCATTACGTCTCTTCCCTTCGTGGAAAATGCCTATTATCCTGACTGTAGTCTTatttgtacttttctatgtgTACAGCTTTATTAGGAAGGTTATTCACCCATATGTAATGAAAGGGCACAATGTATTTTATAAAATCCCAATTGGTGTCGTCAATGTCACTCTACCATGTGTTTCATTTGTGATGCTATCCCTTGTTTACCTGCCAGGAGTTCTTGCAGCACTCTTTCAACTGCGCAATGGTACAAAGTACAAGCGTTTTCCATGCTGGTTGGATCAGTGGCTTCAACAAAGGAAACAACTTGGTCTGTTGAGCTTCCTCTGTGCTGCCTTACATGCTGTCTACAGCCTGTGCCTCCCTATGCGTAGATCTGCCCGTTACCAGCTGCTGAATGAAGCTTCTGCTTTG AGTAGAGGTGATAAGAAGAATATTTGGGTAGAAGAAGAAGTATGGAGGATGGAAATTTACCTTTTCTTTGGAATTTTGGCTATCGGCGTGCTTTCATTGCTCGCTGTGACATCATTGCCTTCAGTGGCAAATTCTCTGAACTGGAGGGAATTCAATTTCATTCAA TCCAGACTTGGATTCACTGCTCTGGTGGTCAGCACTCTGCATGTTCTAACTTTTGGATGGCGCAAAGCCTTTGACTCTACTCAATACAAGTTCTACCTACCACCGACATTCGCGATCACTCTCATTGTGCCGTGTATAGTCCTTCCGGCCAAAGCGTTCCTATTCCTTCCTTGTGTGAATCGGAAACTGAAATGCATCAGGCGAGGATGGGAAACCAGTTACCGAGCGAAGTTCCGTGAACCTGGTGAAGCAGACTCTGTTGCACATTTCAGCATGGAGAGCACCAGCAGGGTTTGA
- the steap3 gene encoding metalloreductase STEAP3 isoform X2 produces MAKKEMIKPLLGNECEIHNYNLQKITVGILGTGDFARSLATRLVRSGYDVIVGSRYPKCNESLFPSAIEVTSQREATNKANIIFVAVHHEHYSTLNELRDGLMGKILVDVSNNVEVNEREESNAERLASMFPESTVVKAFNVISAWALQSGARDGSKQVMICSNSQEARCMVVEIARNMGFIPLDFGLLSSAKEIENLPLRLFPSWKMPIILTVVLFVLFYVYSFIRKVIHPYVMKGHNVFYKIPIGVVNVTLPCVSFVMLSLVYLPGVLAALFQLRNGTKYKRFPCWLDQWLQQRKQLGLLSFLCAALHAVYSLCLPMRRSARYQLLNEASALSRGDKKNIWVEEEVWRMEIYLFFGILAIGVLSLLAVTSLPSVANSLNWREFNFIQSRLGFTALVVSTLHVLTFGWRKAFDSTQYKFYLPPTFAITLIVPCIVLPAKAFLFLPCVNRKLKCIRRGWETSYRAKFREPGEADSVAHFSMESTSRV; encoded by the exons ATGGCCAAAAAGGAAATGATAAAGCCACTCTTGGGGAATGAGTGTGAAATTCATAATTACAACCTCCAGAAAATTACAGTGGGTATTTTGGGGACTGGAGATTTTGCTCGCTCCTTGGCAACACGTCTCGTACGTTCTGGTTATGACGTGATCGTTGGAAGTCGATATCCTAAATGCAATGAAAGTTTGTTTCCCAGTGCAATTGAAGTTACCAGTCAACGTGAAGCTACTAACAAGGCAAACATCATCTTTGTAGCAGTGCACCATGAACATTACAGTACATTGAACGAACTTAGAGATGGACTGATGGGAAAGATTCTTGTGGATGTCAGCAACAATGTTGAAGTAAATGAGCGTGAAGAATCAAATGCAGAACGCCTTGCTTCTATGTTCCCAGAATCTACAGTTGTAAAAGCCTTTAATGTCATCTCAGCCTGGGCTCTACAGTCAGGTGCAAGAGATGGAAGTAAACAG GTGATGATCTGTAGCAACAGCCAAGAAGCTAGATGCATGGTGGTTGAAATAGCACGAAATATGGGATTCATTCCTCTGGATTTTGGCTTACTATCATCAGCAAAAGAAATTGAGAACCTCCCATTACGTCTCTTCCCTTCGTGGAAAATGCCTATTATCCTGACTGTAGTCTTatttgtacttttctatgtgTACAGCTTTATTAGGAAGGTTATTCACCCATATGTAATGAAAGGGCACAATGTATTTTATAAAATCCCAATTGGTGTCGTCAATGTCACTCTACCATGTGTTTCATTTGTGATGCTATCCCTTGTTTACCTGCCAGGAGTTCTTGCAGCACTCTTTCAACTGCGCAATGGTACAAAGTACAAGCGTTTTCCATGCTGGTTGGATCAGTGGCTTCAACAAAGGAAACAACTTGGTCTGTTGAGCTTCCTCTGTGCTGCCTTACATGCTGTCTACAGCCTGTGCCTCCCTATGCGTAGATCTGCCCGTTACCAGCTGCTGAATGAAGCTTCTGCTTTG AGTAGAGGTGATAAGAAGAATATTTGGGTAGAAGAAGAAGTATGGAGGATGGAAATTTACCTTTTCTTTGGAATTTTGGCTATCGGCGTGCTTTCATTGCTCGCTGTGACATCATTGCCTTCAGTGGCAAATTCTCTGAACTGGAGGGAATTCAATTTCATTCAA TCCAGACTTGGATTCACTGCTCTGGTGGTCAGCACTCTGCATGTTCTAACTTTTGGATGGCGCAAAGCCTTTGACTCTACTCAATACAAGTTCTACCTACCACCGACATTCGCGATCACTCTCATTGTGCCGTGTATAGTCCTTCCGGCCAAAGCGTTCCTATTCCTTCCTTGTGTGAATCGGAAACTGAAATGCATCAGGCGAGGATGGGAAACCAGTTACCGAGCGAAGTTCCGTGAACCTGGTGAAGCAGACTCTGTTGCACATTTCAGCATGGAGAGCACCAGCAGGGTTTGA